The following are encoded in a window of Microcaecilia unicolor chromosome 14, aMicUni1.1, whole genome shotgun sequence genomic DNA:
- the LOC115457085 gene encoding olfactory receptor 11H6-like encodes MQGGNQTFVKEFILHGLTITESLQTVLFTMFLVIYTLTLVGNLTIIMLVWSSTSLHKPMYIFLGSLSFDEIWYTTSTVPKMLYGLLSRINSISFKGCFLQFYFFFSSGATECLLLTVMGYDRYLAICHPLRYNILMSNNKCCFFVASCWIGGYLWALFPVILISNLPFCGPNKINHFLCDPGPLLELSCVRDYSTEVGLTVYIALLVYITFSFTFISYAFIIQTILRIPSASGRRKAFSTCASHLIVVSIFFGCVMYMYIRPSGNHPFDIDKVIAVFYTVVTPLLNPGIYTLRNKEVLEAVKKVMRF; translated from the coding sequence ATGCAAGGAGGAAACCAAACATTTGTGAAAGAATTTATTCTTCATGGACTCACCATCACTGAAAGTTTGCAGACTGTTCTATTTACAATGTTCCTAGTAATCTATACTCTCACATTGGTTGGGAACCTAACCATCATCATGTTGGTATGGTCTAGCACTTCCCTCCATAAACCTATGTACATTTTCCTTGGCAGTTTGTCATTTGATGAAATCTGGTACACAACCAGCACGGTCCCAAAAATGCTTTATGGTTTACTGTCTAGAATTAACTCTATTTCATTCAAGGGTTGCTTCCTAcaattttatttcttcttcagCAGTGGTGCGACTGAGTGTTTGCTTCTCACTGTCATGGGTTATGATCGATATCTAGCCATCTGCCATCCTCTTCGCTACAATATCTTGATGAGCAATAACAAATGTTGTTTCTTTGTTGCTTCATGCTGGATTGGTGGATACCTCTGGGCTTTGTTTCCTGTAATATTAATATCAAACTTGCCATTCTGTGGCCCAAATAAGATTAATCATTTCCTGTGTGATCCAGGTCCTCTCTTGGAACTGTCTTGCGTAAGGGACTATTCAACAGAAGTGGGCCTTACTGTATACATTGCTCTATTGGTCTATATTACCTTCTCTTTTACCTTCATCTCATATGCTTTCATTATACAAACTATATTAAGAATCCCATCTGCATCTGGTCGCCGTAAGGCCTTCTCTACTTGTGCCTCCCACCTCATTGTGGTGTCCATTTTTTTTGGATGTGTTATGTATATGTACATTAGGCCATCAGGGAATCACCCATTTGACATAGATAAGGTAATAGCTGTGTTCTACACAGTTGTGACTCCTCTATTGAATCCAGGAATCTACACACTAAGGAACAAGGAGGTCCTGGAGGCGGTGAAGAAGGTGATGCGTTTTTGA